DNA from Candidatus Methylomirabilota bacterium:
CAGAGTGCCGTCTGGAGATCGTGCTTTCACGTGAGAGAAGGGTCCAGGCCTGTCGAGTAGAGCTGGTGGGGGCGAGTGTCTCGATGCGGAGGGCGATTAGGTCAGGAACGAGATTGAGCGGAGCTTGGGGCGGCGCTTGATGAGCAGGCCGTCAAGTCCCCAAAAGCGTCCCGCCCGGCTTCCTATAAAGACGATCATGCAGGCAATCAAGAGCAGGTGGAAGCCCTGCGGGCCAAAGCCCATCCAGGCGCTGGCCAAAAAGTAGCTTATCATCATGAGCAGGCCGATCAGGCCGGCAAGCACCGTCAGCAGTCCCAGCGTCAACCCCACCCCCACGCTGAACTCCCCCCAGGCGGTGAAAAAGCCGAAGATCTTGGGATTATTTGAGACGGTGCCCTCGAGGAATTCCTTGTACCAGGTTATGGGATTGCCGGCGGCAAACTCGGCCACCTTCTTTGGCATGAAGCCGATCCATCGGTCGGTCGCCGCGGGCAGCGGGATAAAGCCTCCCCAGAAGAAGAGCGTCACCTTCCGAAAGCCCCCGCGCAGGAACCAGAGCCCCACGGCGATCCGCAGCAGCGCCACCCACCGGTCGGGATGCCTCACGCCATCGCGGGGCTTGTCCTGGTACATCGGGGGATCTCCT
Protein-coding regions in this window:
- a CDS encoding DoxX family membrane protein: MYQDKPRDGVRHPDRWVALLRIAVGLWFLRGGFRKVTLFFWGGFIPLPAATDRWIGFMPKKVAEFAAGNPITWYKEFLEGTVSNNPKIFGFFTAWGEFSVGVGLTLGLLTVLAGLIGLLMMISYFLASAWMGFGPQGFHLLLIACMIVFIGSRAGRFWGLDGLLIKRRPKLRSISFLT